Proteins co-encoded in one Chitinophagales bacterium genomic window:
- a CDS encoding sugar porter family MFS transporter — MQNNNNKTLFWSITVALAGFLFGFDTVVISGANLPIKELWQTSPWFHGTFIMSMALWGTVLGSLLGGIPCDKLGRKKTLFWIGVLYFISAVGSGLATDPYLFSFFRFIGGIGVGASSVAAPIYISEISSAEKRGQLVALYQFNIVFGIFIAFISNAAIAYISNTYFVDATAIIGKNGWRIMLAIEGLPALIYILMVMKVPNSPRWLILQKRDDVEGKSVLTQLFGAAEAEHLLVEIKKDLVSKTETIQFFSKKYSLPITLAFLLAFFNQLSGINFVLYYAAEILENAGFASQDSLMSSISIGGVNLIFTLLGMYLIDRAGRKQLMLIGSIGYIVSLGMVSYGFYSAAAPTFTLTFILMFIASHAIGQGAVIWVFISEIFPNNVRASGQSFGTGTHWVFAALITLFGSVIMNSFEPWKVYAFFAGFMVLQLLFVIFMMPETKGVSLEEIEKKMIKE, encoded by the coding sequence ATGCAAAACAACAACAACAAAACGCTTTTTTGGTCAATCACCGTTGCGCTGGCAGGTTTCCTGTTTGGCTTTGATACGGTTGTTATTTCGGGCGCAAACTTGCCCATCAAAGAACTTTGGCAGACTTCGCCGTGGTTTCACGGAACGTTCATTATGTCCATGGCACTTTGGGGAACAGTGTTAGGGTCATTGTTGGGAGGTATTCCTTGTGACAAATTGGGCAGAAAGAAAACCCTATTTTGGATTGGTGTTTTGTATTTTATATCGGCTGTCGGTTCTGGATTGGCAACCGACCCTTACCTATTTTCTTTCTTTCGATTCATTGGCGGCATAGGTGTTGGTGCCTCCTCTGTTGCAGCCCCTATCTATATTTCCGAAATTTCCTCTGCCGAAAAAAGAGGGCAATTGGTGGCGTTGTATCAATTCAACATCGTTTTTGGGATTTTCATCGCTTTTATCTCCAATGCTGCAATTGCTTACATATCAAATACTTACTTTGTAGATGCTACTGCAATCATTGGAAAGAATGGCTGGCGAATCATGTTGGCAATTGAAGGTTTGCCTGCTTTGATTTATATCTTGATGGTCATGAAAGTACCAAACAGCCCCCGATGGTTGATTTTGCAGAAAAGAGATGATGTTGAAGGTAAATCAGTTTTGACCCAACTTTTTGGTGCAGCCGAAGCAGAGCATTTGTTGGTAGAAATTAAAAAAGATTTGGTGTCTAAAACCGAAACAATTCAGTTTTTCTCCAAAAAATACAGCTTACCCATTACCCTTGCTTTCTTGTTGGCTTTCTTCAATCAGTTGTCGGGAATTAATTTCGTGTTATACTATGCCGCTGAAATTCTTGAAAATGCGGGTTTTGCGTCACAGGATTCGTTGATGAGTTCAATTTCTATTGGAGGGGTTAACCTGATTTTTACGCTTTTAGGGATGTATTTAATTGACCGAGCAGGGCGGAAACAGTTGATGTTGATAGGTTCGATTGGCTATATTGTCAGTTTAGGTATGGTATCGTATGGTTTTTACTCGGCTGCTGCACCGACTTTTACCCTTACCTTTATTTTGATGTTCATAGCCTCTCATGCGATTGGTCAAGGAGCGGTTATTTGGGTGTTTATCTCCGAAATTTTCCCTAACAATGTGCGGGCTTCTGGTCAGTCTTTCGGCACAGGAACACATTGGGTATTTGCAGCTTTGATTACCCTTTTTGGGTCGGTCATCATGAACAGTTTTGAGCCGTGGAAAGTGTATGCCTTTTTTGCAGGATTCATGGTCCTTCAATTGTTGTTCGTCATCTTTATGATGCCTGAAACAAAAGGCGTTTCTTTGGAAGAAATTGAGAAAAAAATGATAAAAGAATAA